CTGGTACTCCGCGGTCTCCTCCGGGGCTTCGGCGCGGTTCACCCGGAGCACCTCCAACCACTCGCCCGGCCCGCGCGAGCGGTACCTCGACACACTAAACGATTTGTTCAGATCGAAGTTACCGAACACCACGAAGAACAAAAACGGGTCACCGCCCCCCGGCGCGAAGTGCGGGCGCGGCCACGAAACGAGCGTGCTCGGCATATCGCCTCCGTTATTTCAACTCGCGAGGCTGTTGTACGCCCTCGGGGGTCACAAGTCCGACACATACCGGCGGCGCTTTGGAAACCGACGACAGCACCGGTTTGAGCGTGCGAGCGGTCAGATCGTCCGCGTCCGTGAGCAGCACGATGAAATCGGGACTTATGCCGAGTGCAGCACGCACGGCGACGAGGTGATTACTCTTCCCGCGCGGCTCCAGAGCGGCGAGCGCAGTAGTCGCGGCCCGAATGTTCGCCTCGGTCGTGGGTAGGGCGCTGCCGTTTGACGCGAGGAGCGGATAGGCACTGCTGTCGTACACGATGATTTGGAACCGCACGGTCGCGGGCTGTTGCTTGAGTGTGGCCACGAGTGCGGCTCGAGCCGCCTCGAACTTGCCCGCGGCTCCCATGCTGCCCGAGGTATCGAGAACGTACACCACAGTCTGACTTTCCCGAAGTGCTCCGTGCATCGCCCGTGCAGCAGGCGCGCTGGGCCTCGCTCCGTTCGTGCCACTCGCGGGTTTAACGTTCGGGTCGCGCACGGGCGGTGAAACGGCCACGGGCGCAGAATGTGTGATCGCCCCCGGCTTGTGGATCATCGCAATCAGTTCCGGCGGAAGTGTTTTGGGCACAGCCGCTTTGAACGGGCCGGCCGGTGCCGCCGGGATCACATTCGCGCTGGTTGGAACTTCGGGCGGTTGCGGTGCGCGGGGTGGCTCAGGTTTTGTGGTGCCGATCTCGGGAGGAATACTGGATGGTGTGGGCGCTGGTGGTGTCAGAGGGACGGATTGCGGTGAAACTTCGACACCGACAACGTCTTCGACAAAACTCATCCGCACGTCCGGATCGGCTGACGCGCGCGTGTTGATTGCGACTTCGCGTGTTTTGTGTTCGTTGGAACGCAACAGAACGAAAAGCACGCCCGCAACGGCAACGTGAATGGCGACAGATACGCACACCGCCCAGCGAAAGGCGACACGAGTCGAGTGGGGGCGCGGCCTCATGGCCCGCGGAATATCGATGCGGGCGAAAAAAGGGAAGGCCGAAGCGAACGATTGAACGATTTTTCTGGGACGCGAGTGTCGAGGTTCCGACCCAAAATGGGTCAGTTCTTCGTGGCGTTGCGTTGTTGAATGACGGCCTCGCGCACTTTGGCGAAATCCGGATCGCGCCGGTTGACTGCTTCCCACTCCGGGGTAGCGAGTGCGCCCGCGTCATGGAACCCTTCGTTGATCGCCTTTCGCAGCGCGGCCACGGCCTTCTTCGCGTCGCTGATCTTGGCCGAATCGGTTCCCCGTGACGCGGCGGCGCACCCGGCGAACGTGTTTGCGATCGCAAACAAATCCTCAGCGGTCTTCGCGTAGCGCGCCAGTTCGTAAGCGACCGCGGCGGCTTCGGGCGGGTGGTCCGCACGCACTTCGAGCGTCGCGACCATCCGCAGCGCCAGAATCCGCGTGGAGTCGTATTTCTTGTCGGCGAGATTCTGAGGGTTGCTCAGACCGACCTTCACCGCCTCCAGAAACACGAGTTTCTCGTTCGCGAGTTGGGCGACCGGGCCGAGCAGCGGATCGTCTTTCATTCGTTGCACTTCGCTCAGCGCCTGCTCGTACCAGTCCTTCGCGGTGGACAGTTGCCGTATCTCGGCGTTGATGTCGCCGCACCGGATCAGCGCGAGCGCGAGCCGGCGCTGGCCGGCCTTGGTGCGCGTGTCCGCGTTACCCTTGAGCGCGAGCCATAGCGTGATCGCGCTGCGCGCGGACGCGAGCGCCTGGGGGCCGTTACCGAGGGTCGCGTAGAACCCGGCGAGCCGCTCCCACGCGGTCGCCTCTTCTTCTTTCGCTTGGAAGTTCTTCTCGTCGAGCCGCGCGAGTTTCTGGAACCGGTCCAGCGAACTCTGCCACACGATGAGGGCGCCCGTGGGGTGGCCGTCGTTGGCGAGCACCTGGCCCCATTTGCCGTAAGCCAGGGCGACGTCGCGCTGGGCTTGCGCACTACCCGGGTTGGCGGCGGCGAGGCCCACGAGCATCTTCGTGGATCGGCTCGCGAGCTTGTTAGCCGGAACGGGTTTCCCATCCGCGCAGTGTGCGTCCGCCTGTTTGTACAGCGTCACCGCGAGGGCGCGCGTCACGGTCGCACACCCCTCGTCTTTGCCGCCCAATTCCTCAAGAATTCCCGCACCCTTCTGAAACGCGATTACGGCCCCCTTGGGGTCTTTGAGAGCGAGTTTGCAATCGCCGATGTACTCCCAACCGTGTGCGAGCTCGAACCGGGCCGCAGCGCTCTCGGTGTCGAGTTCCTGGAGCGCCTTCAGAAACGCAAACGATGCCTCGTACTCCGCCAAAGCGTCTTTGGTGTAGCCGTTAGCGAGAAGGGCATCGCCGTGGCGCTGGCGCGCGAGCGCGAGGTCGCGTTGAGCCTTCGCCGATTTGGAGTCGATCGCTTCGAGCGCCAGGCACGCTTCCTTTCCCTTTTTGGTGTTTGTGAAGGCCGTCGCTAAATCGCCGGTGCGAATTTGGACGTGCCCGAGCCGGCCCCACAGGAGCGCGCGATCGGCGGCGGCGCCCGCGTTCTGCGGATCGAGCACAATCAATTCATCCAGAACCCGAACCCCGTCGTCGTAATCCCTGGCGGCCGCGCTCATTAGCGCGCAGTCAAAGTGAACTTCTCCCAGCCGGGCGTATGCGTCCGCGAGTTCGCGCCGAACGTCGGCCCGGTCGCGGGGAAATTGGGGCGCGAGTTCGCCCCGCAATTTCAGGCACCGCACCGCGTTCGCATTGGCACCAACGGTATCCCCGGTATGGAGTTGCAGGCCCGCGAGTGCGTCGAGACTGTCCGCGAACTCGCGCTGGCGATCGAGGCTCGCGGACGGCTGTCCGGATAGTTCCTTGCGATAGGCTAAGGCGCGCTCGCAGTCTTCTACCGCTTTGCCGATTTCCCCACGCTCTTTGAGAATCTGCGACCGGCGGGCGAGGGCCGCGGCGAGGTCTTGCTGGGCAACGGTATCGCTCTTGTCCGCGGCCAGAGCCTCGAAAATGGTGACCGCTTCGTTGATCGCACCGAGCGCGGACTTTGTGTCACCCGCTTGAACGTGAATGCCAGCCAGCTTGTCGAGCGACCGGGCGAGATCGCGGTTCGCAGCGCGGAGATCGGTCGCACGTGCCTCTGGGGTGCGTGCGTCGCCCATTTCTGTTGCGAGCTGCTTCACGTCTCGGGCGATCTTCACCGACTCCAGGAACCGCTCGCGCGCCTGGGTCGTTTCGCCCACGAGCTGGTACACTTCGCCCATTTGTCGGTGCGCGGACACCAGCGTGCGGTCGGCCCCGATGTCGCCCTCGACCTTACCCTCGATAAGCTTTTTGAGGCCGTCGGTCGCGTTCAGCAGCAGCGTCTTCCGAATCGCCTGCATCCCGGCGCGGTCGGCGAGCTTCTTGTCGATGTCGTGAACGAGCGTGTTGTACGCTTCGACCGCCTTTTCGTAACGCGACCGGGCCACGTCTCGGGCTAGCCCAACGCGGACTTTTTCGGCCTCAGTCTTTTCTTTCTCCTTGGTGACCTGCACGAGCGCTTTGGCCGTCTCTTTCTCCTGCGCAGTCACCTTGTCGCGTTCCGCGGCCGTTTCCTTTTCCTTCTCGGTCACGAGGTCGAGCGCCTTCTGCGTGCTCTTGCGCCCCTCGTTCACGGCCCAGGCGATCCCCCCCGCCGCAAGTACGCCGGCGATGAGTAGCGACACCCCGGTCGCGATCCGAGCCGGGTGCCGGCGCGCCCAGCGCGCGAGGCGCGCGGTGAGTGGATCGCGGTACGCACTCACCGGTTCGTCGGAGAGCCACCGCTCTACGTCAACCGCCAGGTCCAGCGCGGTCGCGTAGCGGTCGTTCTGGTTCAGCGCCATCGCCTTGCGGCAAATCGCGTCGAGCGGTTTCGGGCACTCGGTGTTCACTGTGCCCGGCGGATCGAACGTGCCGCGCCGCACGAGTTCGATCGTCTCCAGCGCGCTCTTCCCCACGAACGGCGCGCGGCCGGCGAGGATGACGAACAGCGTGGCGCCGAGCGAGTACACGTCCGCACGCGGACCGACCTTATCGAGTTCCCCGGCCGCCTGCTCGGGCGGCATGTACGACGGCGTACCAACGGCGGTCCCGGCCATCGTCATGTGCGACGGGAGGTCGGTCGCTTCGGGGTCGTGGCGGAACCCGGCCTCGGCGTTGGCCCGCATGATGCGGTCGAAATCGGGGCCGTCCGACAACGACTTCGCCAATCCCCAGTCCACCACGAGCACTTCACCGAACTTGCCGACCATCACGTTCGCCGGCTTGATGTCGCGGTGAATGATCCCCTTGTCGTGCGCGTAGGCAATGGCCTTGCACACGTAAACGAAGCGCGACAACAGGTTGCGGAACGCGACCGTGCGCGGAACGTCCTTTTCGCTCGGCGCGGGGGCCGGAGTTGCGCTGGGTTCGGCCGACTTCGATTCGCCCTTCTCGGTCTTCTCGGTCTTTTCGGCCCCCGATCCCTTAGCCGCGTTCGTGCCGTAGTAACGGTCGATTTCGTCTTTGAGCGTTTCACCGCGGATGAACCGCATCGCGTAAACGGGCCGCCCGCGGGCGTCGTTCACGAGACCGAAGACGGGCACCACGCCGGGGTGATCGAGGCGGGCCGTGAGTTCGGCTTCCGTCAGGAACCGGCGCCGGCTGCCCGGGTCGTCGGCGTAGCGCGACTTGATGCGCTTGACCGCGACCTCGCGGTTCAGTTCGGTGTCGCGCGCGGTGAAGACCTCGCCCAACCCGCCGCTCGCGTGCAACCCCCGGAGCGCGAACCGGCCGACCATCGTGCCGCTCGTTTGCGGCGCAAGGTTCGGCACGCTCGGCCCAGTGGACACGGAAACGGGCGCGGTGTCGTGCGACAGGTCGCCAGAAATCCCACCAGAGATCGCGCCCGACGCGACGGTGCGGCCCGGAGGGGACGGTAGCGTCGCCCCGGGTTCCGCGACGTTCGAGCCGATCACCGTACCGGCGTCGGGGGCCGAACGCGCGCTCGCGATCTGGGTCACGTCCACGTCGTCGTTCGTGTCCCCTCGTGCCACGGGGCCAGCGGCGGAATCGAGGGTCGCGTCGGCGTCGGGCATCACGGGGTGCGCGAGCGTCGCGTCCGGAGCCCCCTGAAACGTTGGGGGAGGCGTAATAGCGGCAACCGGCGCCTCCGCGCGGGCGCCTTGTGGCGCTGCGCCCGGCAATAACGTCGGCTCGACCTCGTCCGGGTCGCTTGGCGAAGCCATATCGACAATCCTCCGGGTGGAGGTGATTACGGGAACTGTTAGCGTAACCTTTCGCGGACCGATCGGGAACGGCAGCGGGTTAGAAAGAGTGGGGAAATGGGAAGTTTGGACGGGCGCGACAAAACACCACCAGTGAATACGTAACCGCTGCCCCTGTCGCCAATTGAGTCAAGGTTTAAGTTGAGCGACTAAAGCAGGAGGCGAGAGGGCATTGGACAGGCCCAACCGCATTACAACGCGGTGGCTCGCCCGAGCCAGCAGTATTCGTAGCCGTCACAGATTTGGTGTTGCAGACATAGTATACGAATGTTAATATTTTAGGGAATTGCCTTTACGGGGTAGGGTCCGCTTAGTCGGGTATCCGCAGAAAACATGATGAGCGTGCCAAGCCCCAAGTCGGTGGCTCTCGGTGACCACACAGGGAAGCCAACCCGAAAGGTTAGCGTTTGTTAGCCGCCAACCCTAACCATCTGAAAAATAAGGAGATCCGCACTGCGGGAACGCCCATAGTGCGGATGAGGCGGGGTGTCAATGTTAGCGTTTGTTAGCCGAAACGCGATAACGGCTCGGGAAAAAACACCGATACAATACTGAACAATCATTCAATTCAAATACCGATCAGTATCTTGCGCCGCGTCAGCGTCCCATTTTGCCCATCTGCATGAGGAACTCGGCGTTGGACTTGGTCTTCGCCAACCGCGTGACCAACCCCTCCATCGCCTCGACCGGTTTCTGCTGCATGAGACTGCGGCGCAGGAGCGTGATCTGATCTAGCATCTCCGCCGACAGGAGCCGTTCTTCCTTCCGCGTCCCGGACGCGCCGAGGTCGATCGCGGGGTACACGCGGCGCTCGGCCAGCGCCCGGTTCAGCACCAGTTCCATGTTCCCGGTGCCCTTGAACTCCTGGAAGATCACCTCATCCATGCGGCTGCCAGTTTCGATGAGCGCGGTGCCCAAGATGGTGAGGGTACCGCCCTCCTCGAACGCACGGGCCGCGCCGAACAGGCGCTTCGGCACATCAAGCGCCTTGCTGTCCACGCCGCCGCTCATCGTGCGCCCGCTGCCGGCCGTCTTGTTGTACGCGCGGGCCAACCGGGTCAGGCTGTCGAGCAGCACGAGCGCGTCCTTCCCCTGCTCCGTCAGGCGCTTTGCGCGCTCCACCACCAGTTCCGCGAGCCGCGTGTGGTTGGCGGTGTTCTGGTCGGAACTGGACGCGATCACCTCGACCGGCGGCGGGGTTGCAGGGGCACCTTCGGTCGCCTTGCGGACGATGTTCCGCTTGATGTCGGTCACCTCCTCGGGCCGCTCGTCCACGAGCAGGATCATGAGGTGAACGTTCGGGTGGTTGGCGAGAACTGCCTGTGCGATGTGCGTGAGGAGGACCGTTTTGCCCGAGCGCGGCGGGGCCACGATCAACCCCCGCTGCCCCATCCCGATGGGCGTGAACATGTCCATCACGCGCGTGGTAAGCGGTTCCGGGCCAGTTTCGAGCCGGAGCCACTTCGTGGGGTCAACGGGGGTAAGTTCGTCCCAGGCGCGGCGGCGGAACAGCTTCGGGTCCGCGCCCTCAATCTCGGTCACGGTCGCGAGCCGCGGACCCGATCCGCGCCGCGGCGGTTCGAGCGTGCCGCCGAGCATCACCCCTTCGGCGAGGTTCAGCTTGTTGATGAGCGGCCCCGGGACGTAGGCGTCGTTCGGCGTAGGGGTGTAGTTCTTAGCGGGGTTACGGAGGAACCCGTGCCCCCGTGGGTGCATCTCCAGCACGCCCAGCGCGCTGTTGCGAGGATCAGACATGCGGAAGCTCTACTCTCGTACAGGAACCGGGCACCCGGATCGGAGCCGAGTGCAGCGGAAACAGACAGCCAAGAGGAAAAACGACAGTATCGACCGCGGGACGGGTGCGAGCGTTTTCTCGGCAAGTGGGAGAGATTCTAACCCCCATTGTGGCCAAACGCGAGAGAGAAACAACGGGAGTTTGCGGATATCGAACCCGACCAAAGATCCACTCCGTTATGCTCCTCGATACGCGCGCACTTGAACAAAGAAAATTCCTCAGCACTCCGTTCCGACCTCGGCGCCCCGAACCGAGCGCATCTCGATGACACGACACATGAAACCGTTTTCGGCGGCGGTGGTGGTTTCGTTACTGATCGATGAATACTCGAAAACGCTCTCACATTAGCGTGGCCATGAGCGCGACGCCATGTATCTTGGACCTCCACAGATCCGACGCACATAAGAGCACGCTCGAAGACTCGACGAGCGACCTTTACACTCACGATCTCTTTCAGTCTCGATCAGGTCTTTTGTTTTCGGCCCAATCACCTTCTCGCACTGGGATTCCGGAACACTATGCACCATTTCTCGCGCCGCTCATTTCTCGCCTCCACTGCGCTCATTGCAACGGGGGGCCTCAGCCCCTCATTTGCCCGAACCCCAGATGTCCCCATGACGGGGACCACTAGCGAGAACCTCACCCCGTTCGACCAACTGTTTGCAGACTTCATTACCGACCACAAGATCCCGGGGGCCTCGGTCGCGATCACACGAACCGGCAAACTCGTCTACGCCCGCGGATTTGGGTACGCCAAAGTCGCGAAGAAGGTCGAAGTTCAGCCCGACGCCCCCTTTCGCATCGCGAGCGTTTCCAAGCCGATCACCGGCGCCGCGGTCGTGGCGCTCGCCGAACAGGGCAAAGTGAAGTTTGATGATCCGGTGCTCAAATACATGAAGCTCGACCCGTTTCTGCCCGGCGGGGCGAAAATCGATGAGCGGTGGGCGAAAATCACCGTCCGGCAGTGCCTCCAGCACACCGGCGGTTGGGACCGCGACAAGCAGGGCGGGTTCGACCCGATCGCGACCCCGTGCCGGATCGCCCGTGAGATGAAGCTCCCGACCGAGGCACCGACCCCGAACGACATCGTGCGGTATATGCTGGGGCGCCCGCTCGATTTCGCGCCCGGCAGCAAGATGGTCTACTCGAACCTCGGCTACCTCGTCCTCGGGCGCGTGATCGAGGCCGTCACGGGCCAGAAGTACGAAGCGTGGGTCCAGAAGAACGTTCTTGCCCCGGCGGGCGCTCGGGGCATGTCGCTGGGGCGCGGGGTGCCGGAAAAACGGGCAAAGGGCGAGGTGTGCTACTACGACTCGAAGAAGCGCACCGGGCGGTGCCTGTACGCGCCGCGCGCCGGCGATCAGGTACCGCGGCCCGACGGCGCGGACAACATCGAAGGGTTCGAGGCACACGGCGGTTGGATCGGGTCGGCGGTTGATCTGGTACGGTTCGCAGCCGCGTTCGATTATGACAAGAAATCCCCAGTTCTCTCCACGAAGGCGATCACCGAAATGTGGGCGCGGCCCGACGGCGACGCGGGTTTTGGTACCGACAAACAACCCCGGGACGCCTATTACGGCTGTGGGTGGAGCGTGCGCCCTGTGGGCAAGACGGGCAAAGCCAACACGTGGCACAACGGACTGATCCCCGGGACCAGTTCGCTCCTTGTCCGCCGGTGGGACGGCCTAAACTGGGCCGTGTTGTTTAATACCGACGCGACCGCCGGGGGGCAACAGCCGTCCGCGCTCATCGATGAGTTGATGCACACCACTGCCGGAACCGTGAAGCAGTGGCCCGAAAGCGATTTGTTTGAAAAATTCTCACCGCGCGAAAAGAAGTAAGGTCACTGACGTCAATGAGATGACACCGAATCGCTCCGGTGGGCGATTCGGCTGTTGTTCGCGCGCGCCCCTTGGTAAACTGAAATCGCATACAATCGAGAAAATTTTCCGACCAACGGAGCTGTTCGGGACAAGTAATTAGTGTAGAGAGTGGTGTGAAATTGTGCGGCGGGGTAAATGCCCCCACACCACTAACGAACAATAAGCACTACCGCCGCAAACGCTCCGTAACCTCTTGCCCGAGGGCTGGATATGCGACCTCTCCAGTTCCTGAAACAACACCCGATTGCTGCGCTCGGCGTGCTCGCTCTCGTGTTTGCAGTGTGGATCGGCATGGATCTTCGCAAACCGAACTCCGAGTCGACTGAAACCGCCCCTTTCCCGGTGGGAACTGCTTTTTTGACGAAACGTTTCCCGGCCCCGCCGGAATTTGAGTACTCAAAACCAACGCCACAAGGAACGGCTCAGGTTCTGCCAAAACTCAAACCGGGAATGACCCGCATCGAAGTCGAGGGGCTTGTCGGTGCGCCCGTTTCCAGCGACGTCCATCCCGCAATGGTGGCAGGCGGACGGATCACGTATCACACGGCATACGAGGCAGACCTCGAACCGCTCTCCACGGTGCGCCCGATCCGGCACACTAAAGTGATCGGCCCAGCGCCGCCTCGCACATTGGTCACGTTAGAGTTTGATGCCACCAAACCCGGGCACCCGCTGGTCGAAATCCACTATCCCGACCCGCTGTTCTGATCCACAAGTTGCACAACTCACCCGCCGCCGGCGATGTCCGGCGGCTTTTTCGTCCCATTACAATTAGCTCCGCCCGCGCCGATTGTGTCGGTTCTGCCGACGGCGCGAGCGGTCCGTATTGACCCATTTTTCCACGCTTCTTAGATTGGGAGTCTGGCGGGGTCCGCGGGCACCGGAGCGACGCGCAGCCCGGCGCGGGCATTCACGCTATGGGAGTTTGACAATGGCGACAGCGCAAGCGGGCCTCGAACCGACCATCTTCGAGCGCCTGGGCGACCGGTTCAACGCCTTCGTTGAGGGGTGCGTGCGCGCCATCTCCCGCATGCTGGGGGGGTCGACCGACGAGCGCCGAATCAAGGGCATCGGCTATATCCGCCCCCGGAACGCGGAGGCGCACACGGTTCTCCCCGGCTCGGCCCTCGCGCGGGTGAACGAACTCGAACCGAAGATGCAGGCGCTCACCGACGAGCAGTTGAAGGCGCTGAGCACGGAGTTCCGGGACCGACTGAAGAAAGGCGCGACACTCGACTCCATTCTGCCCGAGGCGTTCGCCGCGTGCCGCGAGTCCGCGCGCCGCACCAAGAATATGCGGCACTACGACGTGCAACTCCTGGGCGGTGCGGTGCTCCACGGGTACGGCACCGGGCTGGGCAGCATCGCGGAAATGAAAACGGGTGAGGGCAAAACACTCGTCGCCACGCTCGCCGCGTACCTCAACGCGCTCGACGACCAGGGCGTTCACGTCGTGACCGTGAACGACTACTTGGCGCGCCGCGACTGTGAGTGGATGCTCCCCATTTACAACGCACTGGGCGTTTCGGCCGCGTACATCCAGTCCGACATGGACCCGGAAACGCGCCGCCGGGCCTACGAGTGCGACATCACCTACGGCACCGCGTCCGAGTTCGGGTTCGACTACCTGCGCGACAACATGAAGATCGCGCGCTTCGACGACGAACAGTATCACCCGTACTACCGCCAGGTCCAGCGCGCGCACCACTACGCCATCATCGACGAGGTGGACAACATCCTCGTCGACGAGGCCCGGACCCCGCTCATCATCAGCGGCCCGGCGTTCTCCGACGCCAAGCGGTTCGCCGAGGCGGACAAGGTCACCCGCGCGCTGACGGAACTCGAACGCAAGGCGCGCAAGGAGCTGATCGCGGCCGGAACGGTTAAGGCGGGGGGAACCGAGGGCGACAACCTCACGATCCTGACCCCCATCGACCCGGCGAAGGTCGACCCGCAGAACCCACCACCCAAGGGCGTGTACTTCGAGATCAAGGAAAAGGAGCGCACCTGCCACCTGACCGACGTGGGCGTGCGCAAGGCGGAAGAGCTGGCCGGCGTCGAGAGCTTCTACACCGCCGGTAACATGGAGTGGCCGCACCTGATGGACAACGCGCTGAAGGCGCACCACCTCTATCAGCTCGACCGCCACTACATGATCGACCGCGACCAGCGGGAGAACAACGAACTCAGCATCGTCATCATCGACGAACACACCGGGCGCGCGATGTACGGGCGCCAGTGGTCCGACGGGTTGCACCAGGCGGTGGAAGCGAAGCACCCGAAAGAGGGCGTGCAGATCAAGCAAGAAACGCAGACGATGGCCACGGTCACGCTGCAGAACTTCTTCAAGCTCTACACGAAACTCGCCGGGATGACCGGGACCGCGAAGACCGAAGAAACCGAGTTCTGGAAGATTTACAAACTCGACGTGGTCGCGGTCCCGACCAACCGGCCGATGCGCCGGATCGAGCACAAGGATCTCGTGTACCGCACCGACAAGGAAAAGTGGGACGCGGTCGTCAAGGAAGTGGTGGAGCTGAGCAAGACCGGGCGCCCGATCCTGATCGGTACCAAGGACGTGGATCGCAGCGAGAAGCTCTCGCAGATGCTCCGGCGCCAGGGCATCAAGCACGAGTTGCTCAACGCGAAGCCGGAAAACGTGGGGCGCGAGGCCGAGATCGTCGCCCAGGCCGGGCGCATCGGCGCGGTGACCATCTCCACGAACATGGCCGGTCGCGGAACGGACATCATCCTCGGTGGCAACGCCGAAACCCTGGCGTGGGCGCGCCTCAAGCAACTCAAGGACTCCGACAACCGCCCGCTGTACCCGACGCGCCTCGAAGTGCCCAACGACGTCTGGACCTCGACGGTCAACGAGATCGAGTCCAAGGAAAAAATGAAAGAGGAAGGGCGCAAGGTCGCGGAGATGGGCGGGATGCACATCCTCGGCACCGAGCGCCACGACTCGCGCCGCATCGACAACCAGTTGCGCGGGCGCGCCGGGCGCCAGGGCGACCCCGGCTCCAGCCGGTTCTACCTGTCGCTCCAGGACGAACTGATGCGCCACTTCGGGGGCGAGTGGGTCGGTAAGGTGCTCACGCGACTGGGTATGGAAGAGGGCGAGGCGATCGAGTCCGGGATGGTGAGCCGGCGCATCGAGGGGGCACAAAAGAAGCGCGAGGAGATGCACTTCGATCAGCGCAAGAACCTCCTCGAATACGACGAAGTCATGGACCTCCAGCGGAAGCGCGTCTACGGCGCGCGCCAGGAGATTCTGGACGGCAAGAACCCGCGGCTGATGATCCTCGACATGATCCGCGTCCAAATCGCGTCCGCGAACGAGCGGTTCCTCGCGGACAATTATGGGGCGGCCAGTTTCGCTGAGTTCGCCAGTAACCGACTCGGCATGGAGTTCGAGGCCGGCGACTTCCGCACCTCCTCATACGAGGACGCCTCGCGCCAGGCGCTCGAACAGGCCATCGCGAACGTACCGACGTTCATCCAGGAGCGTCTGGAAGAGAACCTCAACCCCGACGAGGAAGAAAAGGACTGGAAGTGGTCCGAACTGACGCGGGCGCTCAACGCGAAGTACGACCTCAAACTGACCGAAAAGGAACTGCGGAAGATCGGATCGGACAAGCTCGCGGAAGCGCTCGTTCAAAAGGCCGAGACCGCGGTGAAGGCCGTGAACTTGTCCGACGGCGAGCGGTTCCTTTCGCGCACCTACGGCGCGAACGCCCTGGCCGAATGGTGCCGGCAGAAATTCGGCGTGAAGGTCACCGTCGAGGAGGTCCAGCCGCACAGCGGCGAAGACCTGACCGAGTACCTGTACCACAAGGTTCTGGCGACCTACCGGCAGAAGGACGTGGAGTTCCCGGTCCGCGTAGCGATGCAGAACTTCATGGCGGACAAGCCCGCGGCGGGGCAACAGCGGTACGACCGCGACGGCCTCGCACAGTGGGCGACACGGCGCCTGGGCACGGTTCTCGCCACCCGTAAGCACGGGCCGAACGCGCTCGCCGACCAAGCCGGCTTCTTCGCGGCCGCCGACAAGTCGCTCGAAGAGGAAGGCTGGACCGACGAGTTCCTCCGCACGGAACCGCGCTCCCGGCTCCGCGAGAAGCTCACGGAGATCGCGCCGAAGGCGATGCCGACGGCCGACGTCGGCGAGATCGACAAGCAACTCGAATCGATCTACACCGGCGCGAAAGTGGCCGAGCAG
This region of Gemmata massiliana genomic DNA includes:
- a CDS encoding VWA domain-containing protein is translated as MIPAAPAGPFKAAVPKTLPPELIAMIHKPGAITHSAPVAVSPPVRDPNVKPASGTNGARPSAPAARAMHGALRESQTVVYVLDTSGSMGAAGKFEAARAALVATLKQQPATVRFQIIVYDSSAYPLLASNGSALPTTEANIRAATTALAALEPRGKSNHLVAVRAALGISPDFIVLLTDADDLTARTLKPVLSSVSKAPPVCVGLVTPEGVQQPRELK
- a CDS encoding protein kinase domain-containing protein produces the protein MASPSDPDEVEPTLLPGAAPQGARAEAPVAAITPPPTFQGAPDATLAHPVMPDADATLDSAAGPVARGDTNDDVDVTQIASARSAPDAGTVIGSNVAEPGATLPSPPGRTVASGAISGGISGDLSHDTAPVSVSTGPSVPNLAPQTSGTMVGRFALRGLHASGGLGEVFTARDTELNREVAVKRIKSRYADDPGSRRRFLTEAELTARLDHPGVVPVFGLVNDARGRPVYAMRFIRGETLKDEIDRYYGTNAAKGSGAEKTEKTEKGESKSAEPSATPAPAPSEKDVPRTVAFRNLLSRFVYVCKAIAYAHDKGIIHRDIKPANVMVGKFGEVLVVDWGLAKSLSDGPDFDRIMRANAEAGFRHDPEATDLPSHMTMAGTAVGTPSYMPPEQAAGELDKVGPRADVYSLGATLFVILAGRAPFVGKSALETIELVRRGTFDPPGTVNTECPKPLDAICRKAMALNQNDRYATALDLAVDVERWLSDEPVSAYRDPLTARLARWARRHPARIATGVSLLIAGVLAAGGIAWAVNEGRKSTQKALDLVTEKEKETAAERDKVTAQEKETAKALVQVTKEKEKTEAEKVRVGLARDVARSRYEKAVEAYNTLVHDIDKKLADRAGMQAIRKTLLLNATDGLKKLIEGKVEGDIGADRTLVSAHRQMGEVYQLVGETTQARERFLESVKIARDVKQLATEMGDARTPEARATDLRAANRDLARSLDKLAGIHVQAGDTKSALGAINEAVTIFEALAADKSDTVAQQDLAAALARRSQILKERGEIGKAVEDCERALAYRKELSGQPSASLDRQREFADSLDALAGLQLHTGDTVGANANAVRCLKLRGELAPQFPRDRADVRRELADAYARLGEVHFDCALMSAAARDYDDGVRVLDELIVLDPQNAGAAADRALLWGRLGHVQIRTGDLATAFTNTKKGKEACLALEAIDSKSAKAQRDLALARQRHGDALLANGYTKDALAEYEASFAFLKALQELDTESAAARFELAHGWEYIGDCKLALKDPKGAVIAFQKGAGILEELGGKDEGCATVTRALAVTLYKQADAHCADGKPVPANKLASRSTKMLVGLAAANPGSAQAQRDVALAYGKWGQVLANDGHPTGALIVWQSSLDRFQKLARLDEKNFQAKEEEATAWERLAGFYATLGNGPQALASARSAITLWLALKGNADTRTKAGQRRLALALIRCGDINAEIRQLSTAKDWYEQALSEVQRMKDDPLLGPVAQLANEKLVFLEAVKVGLSNPQNLADKKYDSTRILALRMVATLEVRADHPPEAAAVAYELARYAKTAEDLFAIANTFAGCAAASRGTDSAKISDAKKAVAALRKAINEGFHDAGALATPEWEAVNRRDPDFAKVREAVIQQRNATKN
- the rho gene encoding transcription termination factor Rho encodes the protein MSDPRNSALGVLEMHPRGHGFLRNPAKNYTPTPNDAYVPGPLINKLNLAEGVMLGGTLEPPRRGSGPRLATVTEIEGADPKLFRRRAWDELTPVDPTKWLRLETGPEPLTTRVMDMFTPIGMGQRGLIVAPPRSGKTVLLTHIAQAVLANHPNVHLMILLVDERPEEVTDIKRNIVRKATEGAPATPPPVEVIASSSDQNTANHTRLAELVVERAKRLTEQGKDALVLLDSLTRLARAYNKTAGSGRTMSGGVDSKALDVPKRLFGAARAFEEGGTLTILGTALIETGSRMDEVIFQEFKGTGNMELVLNRALAERRVYPAIDLGASGTRKEERLLSAEMLDQITLLRRSLMQQKPVEAMEGLVTRLAKTKSNAEFLMQMGKMGR
- a CDS encoding serine hydrolase domain-containing protein yields the protein MTGTTSENLTPFDQLFADFITDHKIPGASVAITRTGKLVYARGFGYAKVAKKVEVQPDAPFRIASVSKPITGAAVVALAEQGKVKFDDPVLKYMKLDPFLPGGAKIDERWAKITVRQCLQHTGGWDRDKQGGFDPIATPCRIAREMKLPTEAPTPNDIVRYMLGRPLDFAPGSKMVYSNLGYLVLGRVIEAVTGQKYEAWVQKNVLAPAGARGMSLGRGVPEKRAKGEVCYYDSKKRTGRCLYAPRAGDQVPRPDGADNIEGFEAHGGWIGSAVDLVRFAAAFDYDKKSPVLSTKAITEMWARPDGDAGFGTDKQPRDAYYGCGWSVRPVGKTGKANTWHNGLIPGTSSLLVRRWDGLNWAVLFNTDATAGGQQPSALIDELMHTTAGTVKQWPESDLFEKFSPREKK